A window of Nitrospirota bacterium contains these coding sequences:
- a CDS encoding HigA family addiction module antidote protein: MRTLKNIHPGEVLKEEFLDPMGISVYRMAKETGLSQTRMGQIIKGERSITAETAVKLGKFFSVPSEFWMNLQTLYDIEEAQKRYKKEIESIHTVQELQHATS; the protein is encoded by the coding sequence ATGAGAACATTAAAGAATATACATCCTGGCGAAGTGCTTAAGGAAGAGTTTCTCGATCCTATGGGAATATCTGTCTATCGCATGGCTAAAGAGACAGGTCTTTCGCAGACAAGAATGGGGCAGATCATAAAGGGCGAAAGAAGCATTACTGCAGAGACCGCTGTAAAGCTGGGCAAGTTTTTCAGCGTGCCTTCGGAATTCTGGATGAACCTCCAGACACTTTATGACATTGAAGAAGCGCAGAAGCGTTATAAGAAGGAAATTGAATCCATTCACACCGTCCAGGAACTTCAGCACGCAACCTCATAG
- a CDS encoding type II toxin-antitoxin system RelE/ParE family toxin yields MIASFRDEETECIWKGRFSKKIKLPVQLHNVARRKLRMIAAATTLETMRVPPHNRLEALKGDREGQWSIRINDQWRICFLWKTGNAFDVEVTDYH; encoded by the coding sequence ATGATAGCATCATTCAGAGATGAAGAAACCGAATGCATATGGAAGGGCCGGTTCTCGAAGAAGATAAAACTGCCGGTTCAGCTTCATAATGTGGCGAGACGGAAATTGAGAATGATTGCTGCTGCAACGACTCTGGAGACGATGAGAGTCCCTCCTCATAACAGGCTTGAGGCGCTAAAGGGCGACAGGGAAGGGCAGTGGAGTATCAGGATAAATGATCAATGGCGTATCTGTTTCCTATGGAAAACCGGAAATGCCTTTGATGTTGAAGTAACCGATTATCATTGA